A part of Jiangella alba genomic DNA contains:
- a CDS encoding sialidase family protein, protein MRRPVVLALVLALPAAVLAAHAPAQASPPIRQTVVFESGAEGYDTFRIPAIVRSEAGTLLAFAEGRVGGGGDTGDIDLVLRRSHDDGRTWGPLQVVGDNGANVFGNPTPVVDPATGDVVLLSTHNAGDASEAAIMRGEVTPEQSRRVFVQRSSDDGASWSAAQDITAATKLPEWRWYATGPVHAIALEHGEHRGRLVAAANHSTSPPPGSSDTGQEAKYYGAHSLYSDDGGLTWQLGDVDTPLAGVVNPNENTVTELADGTLYFNARDQNGTGVGTRATTTSSDGGETFDAPYALEPDIVTPVVQGSVLRLPRAGDRLVYSGPANPTARRTLQLRYSLDEGATWTGGPVLHDGPAAYSDVVEAGGRTLGVLYENGDTGTYERITFARVPFAALDRGLAPVVTTPDAAGGLDGVVGGAPVVVPDGAVDAGVRFAAGDFVAVPRSARVDVGAGPFTAAGWFRTDVAADQALLWAYNSGSGRDQWWVRLEPGANRIRALIDTSQGSGTLVAPGSFADGAWHHVALVRGDDGVTLYVDGVAAASGPAVPGSVTTDAAIGLHLGQRPDGANQLLGDLDDVWLLGRAAAADEIAALAAGAAVADPLVHLPLDVLSR, encoded by the coding sequence ATGCGCCGGCCCGTCGTCCTGGCCCTCGTTCTCGCGCTCCCAGCGGCCGTTCTCGCAGCTCACGCCCCTGCTCAGGCGTCGCCGCCGATCCGGCAGACCGTCGTCTTCGAGTCAGGCGCCGAGGGTTACGACACGTTCCGCATTCCCGCCATCGTCCGTTCCGAGGCCGGGACGCTGCTCGCGTTCGCCGAGGGCCGGGTCGGCGGCGGGGGCGACACCGGCGACATCGACCTGGTGCTGCGCCGCTCGCACGACGACGGCCGCACGTGGGGTCCGCTGCAGGTGGTCGGCGACAACGGCGCGAACGTCTTCGGCAACCCGACGCCCGTCGTCGACCCCGCGACCGGCGACGTCGTCCTGCTCAGCACCCACAACGCCGGCGACGCCAGCGAGGCCGCGATCATGCGCGGCGAGGTCACGCCCGAGCAGAGCCGCCGCGTGTTCGTCCAGCGCAGCAGCGACGACGGCGCGAGCTGGTCGGCCGCACAGGACATCACGGCCGCCACCAAGCTGCCCGAGTGGCGCTGGTACGCCACCGGGCCGGTGCATGCCATCGCGCTGGAGCACGGCGAGCACCGCGGGCGGCTCGTCGCGGCCGCGAACCACTCGACCAGCCCGCCGCCCGGCTCGTCCGACACCGGGCAGGAGGCGAAGTACTACGGCGCGCACTCCCTCTACAGCGACGACGGCGGCCTGACCTGGCAGCTCGGCGACGTCGACACCCCGCTGGCCGGCGTCGTGAACCCGAACGAGAACACCGTCACGGAGCTTGCCGACGGCACGCTCTACTTCAACGCGCGCGACCAGAACGGCACCGGCGTCGGCACCCGCGCGACGACCACCAGCAGTGACGGCGGCGAGACCTTCGACGCGCCGTACGCGCTGGAGCCGGACATCGTCACCCCCGTCGTGCAGGGCTCGGTGCTGCGGCTGCCGCGCGCCGGCGACCGGCTCGTGTACTCCGGCCCGGCGAACCCGACGGCGCGCCGGACCCTGCAGCTGCGGTACAGCCTCGACGAGGGTGCGACGTGGACCGGCGGGCCGGTGCTGCACGACGGGCCGGCGGCGTACTCCGACGTGGTCGAGGCGGGCGGCCGGACGCTCGGCGTGCTGTACGAGAACGGCGACACCGGGACGTACGAGCGCATCACGTTCGCGCGGGTGCCGTTCGCCGCGCTGGACCGCGGGCTGGCGCCGGTCGTGACGACGCCCGACGCGGCGGGCGGCCTGGACGGCGTGGTCGGCGGCGCGCCCGTGGTGGTGCCCGACGGCGCCGTGGACGCGGGGGTGCGATTCGCGGCGGGCGACTTCGTCGCGGTGCCGCGGAGTGCTCGTGTCGACGTCGGCGCCGGCCCGTTCACCGCGGCCGGCTGGTTCCGTACCGACGTCGCCGCCGACCAGGCGCTGCTGTGGGCGTACAACTCGGGGAGCGGACGGGACCAGTGGTGGGTCCGGCTCGAGCCCGGGGCGAACCGGATCCGGGCGCTGATCGACACCTCGCAGGGTAGCGGCACGCTGGTCGCGCCGGGCTCGTTCGCCGACGGCGCCTGGCACCACGTGGCGCTGGTCCGCGGCGACGACGGCGTGACGCTCTACGTCGACGGCGTCGCCGCGGCGTCGGGGCCGGCGGTGCCCGGCTCGGTCACCACCGACGCCGCCATCGGGCTGCACCTGGGCCAGCGGCCGGACGGCGCCAACCAGCTGCTCGGGGACCTCGACGACGTGTGGCTGCTCGGCCGGGCCGCGGCGGCGGACGAGATCGCCGCGCTGGCCGCCGGTGCCGCCGTCGCCGACCCGCTCGTGCACCTGCCGCTCGACGTGCTGAGCCGCTGA
- a CDS encoding galactose oxidase: MTDLTRRAVLALAAAAGPAAWAASAQASGAAQAGASAGTSASPGTSATARASVSVPARRVGPTRAGRGLPITAPGDYDVPAGGRATWRRLPDVPANGVDWHPAIPVGEPYWTQLGLAGPIAGAHGDHLIVAGGANFPEPALTATRANTLGKVYWTDAFVYSRRTGAWSDAGQLPDAVGYAATLSTSDGVLVIGGEGYRGGPGGTLLRPAERFADVYLLRWDGRRLHRTELPSLPRPMSYAVAGIVDGVVYVAEGADFYGLDLDRPDRGWATLPRWPGDPRTVAVGAAQDGRFFLLSGRAQHADKTWTFYRDAYAYSPRRRRWDRIADLPWCVTAGLAHPVGRTGLVAGGGDKDIDRWNLIERHVALRNAAPPGSAEWQRQNDVVTWIYDHHTGFNGELLHYDTRRDRWSVDGWFPGPPPATTPAVDWDGDLVVASGEVGPGIRTPRVWQASF; this comes from the coding sequence ATGACGGATCTCACCCGGCGAGCAGTGCTCGCCTTGGCAGCGGCGGCCGGCCCGGCGGCGTGGGCCGCGTCGGCGCAGGCGAGTGGGGCAGCGCAGGCGGGCGCGTCGGCGGGGACGTCGGCGTCGCCCGGGACGTCGGCGACGGCGCGCGCGAGTGTGTCGGTGCCCGCCCGTAGGGTGGGCCCCACCCGGGCCGGGAGGGGTCTACCTATCACCGCACCAGGCGACTACGACGTTCCGGCCGGCGGCCGGGCGACGTGGCGGCGGCTGCCCGACGTGCCCGCGAACGGCGTCGACTGGCACCCGGCCATCCCGGTCGGCGAGCCGTACTGGACCCAGCTCGGGCTGGCCGGGCCGATCGCCGGAGCGCACGGCGACCACCTCATCGTCGCCGGCGGGGCGAACTTCCCGGAGCCGGCGCTGACGGCGACCCGGGCGAACACGCTCGGCAAGGTGTACTGGACCGACGCGTTCGTCTACTCGCGGCGCACCGGCGCCTGGAGTGACGCCGGGCAGCTGCCCGACGCCGTCGGGTACGCGGCGACGCTGAGCACCAGCGACGGCGTGCTGGTGATCGGCGGCGAGGGCTACCGCGGCGGTCCCGGCGGCACGCTGCTGCGCCCGGCGGAGAGGTTCGCCGACGTCTACCTGCTGCGCTGGGACGGCCGCCGGCTGCACCGCACCGAGCTGCCGTCGCTCCCCCGGCCGATGTCGTACGCCGTCGCCGGCATCGTCGACGGCGTCGTGTACGTCGCGGAGGGCGCCGACTTCTACGGCCTGGACCTCGACCGTCCGGACCGCGGCTGGGCGACGCTGCCGCGCTGGCCGGGCGACCCGCGCACCGTCGCCGTCGGAGCCGCCCAGGACGGCCGGTTCTTCCTGCTCAGCGGGCGGGCCCAGCACGCGGACAAGACCTGGACGTTCTACCGCGACGCGTACGCGTACTCACCGCGGCGGCGGCGCTGGGACCGGATCGCCGACCTGCCCTGGTGCGTCACCGCGGGCCTCGCCCACCCCGTCGGCCGGACCGGGCTGGTCGCCGGCGGCGGCGACAAGGACATCGACCGCTGGAACCTCATCGAGCGCCACGTCGCGCTGCGCAACGCGGCGCCGCCCGGGTCGGCGGAGTGGCAGCGCCAGAACGACGTCGTCACCTGGATCTACGACCACCACACCGGCTTCAACGGCGAACTGCTGCACTACGACACCCGCCGCGACCGCTGGAGCGTCGACGGCTGGTTCCCCGGTCCGCCGCCCGCCACCACCCCGGCCGTCGACTGGGACGGCGACCTGGTCGTCGCGAGCGGTGAGGTCGGCCCCGGCATCCGGACGCCGCGGGTCTGGCAGGCGAGCTTCTGA
- a CDS encoding DUF2891 domain-containing protein, with protein sequence MSARFDVLRGNAADYARTALACIDREYPHLPIVYAVEPGPYPLHRDQHPAFYGSLDWHSAVEMHWVLVRLLRLAGSALPAALADEVRAGLGAHLTPSNLAREAEFFASGPGRARERPYGWGWLLTLAHELAAWSDPDADAWAAAVRPLADVLTANLVGWLPAQTYPVRGGLHPNSAFGLLRSYDGASGELRTAIDDAVRRWYVDDTDYPAHYEPSGSDFLSPALAEAELVARVLPPAEFAAWFAAFLPGAASSAPAQLFAPVTVSDPSDGQLAHLAGLNLSRAWSMVALADVLPAGSAAASALAASAVVHAEAGLPYVVGGDYMVEHWLAAYAVGYLTA encoded by the coding sequence ATGAGCGCCCGCTTCGACGTGCTGAGGGGGAACGCTGCCGACTACGCGCGCACGGCGCTGGCCTGCATCGACCGCGAGTACCCGCACCTGCCGATCGTCTACGCCGTCGAGCCGGGGCCGTATCCGCTGCACCGCGACCAGCATCCGGCGTTCTACGGCTCGCTGGACTGGCATTCGGCGGTCGAGATGCACTGGGTGCTGGTGCGGCTGCTCCGGCTGGCCGGTTCCGCCCTGCCTGCGGCGCTGGCCGACGAGGTGCGGGCGGGGCTGGGCGCGCACCTGACCCCGTCGAACCTGGCGCGGGAGGCCGAGTTCTTCGCGTCCGGGCCGGGCCGCGCGCGGGAGCGTCCGTACGGCTGGGGCTGGCTGCTGACGCTGGCGCACGAGCTGGCCGCGTGGTCCGACCCGGACGCCGACGCCTGGGCCGCCGCCGTCCGCCCGCTGGCCGACGTGCTGACGGCGAACCTGGTGGGCTGGCTGCCGGCGCAGACCTATCCGGTGCGCGGCGGGCTGCACCCGAACTCGGCGTTCGGGCTGCTGCGCTCGTACGACGGGGCGTCCGGCGAGCTGCGGACGGCGATCGACGACGCCGTCCGGCGCTGGTACGTCGACGACACCGACTATCCGGCGCACTACGAGCCGTCCGGCAGCGATTTCCTCTCGCCGGCGCTGGCCGAGGCCGAGCTGGTGGCGCGGGTGCTGCCGCCGGCCGAGTTCGCGGCGTGGTTCGCGGCGTTCCTGCCCGGCGCGGCGTCGTCGGCTCCGGCGCAGCTGTTCGCGCCGGTCACCGTCTCCGACCCGTCGGACGGGCAGCTCGCGCACCTGGCCGGGCTGAACCTCAGCCGGGCGTGGTCGATGGTGGCGCTGGCGGACGTGTTGCCCGCCGGGTCCGCGGCCGCCTCCGCCCTGGCGGCGTCGGCTGTCGTGCACGCAGAAGCCGGCCTGCCCTACGTCGTCGGCGGCGACTACATGGTCGAGCACTGGCTCGCCGCCTACGCCGTCGGCTACCTGACGGCGTAG